GGGTGCGCGCCTCGCCGCGGAGGAGTTCCTGGACGATCTGGCGCGCCGCGCCCTGCCGGCGGCCCCCGAGCACTGGGACGACATCCTGCTGGTGGTCACCGAACTCGCCGCGAACGCCGTGCAGTACGCGCCGGGGCCGTTCGTGCTGTGTCTGCGGCGGACCTTCGACGGGGTGCATGTGACGCTGAGCGACACCAGCACCACGCCGCCGGCGCCGCGCCCGTTCCATCCGAGCCGGGGCGGCGGCGGGATCGGCTGGCATCTGATCCACACGCTGAGCGACCAGGTCAGTGT
The sequence above is drawn from the Streptomyces sp. SAT1 genome and encodes:
- a CDS encoding ATP-binding protein, whose translation is MPTEPHGDDTLATEGIPSRTARFAGELHHVTGARLAAEEFLDDLARRALPAAPEHWDDILLVVTELAANAVQYAPGPFVLCLRRTFDGVHVTLSDTSTTPPAPRPFHPSRGGGGIGWHLIHTLSDQVSVVVTGQGKDVHVFLPW